In Dasania marina DSM 21967, the genomic window AATATTGAAAAACCTAACACTATAGTCACCGAGGTGTAATACATGGCTTGGCCAGTAGACGCATGACAGCGATACATGGTGGCCATATAGTTGCGATCTTTGGCAAACTCATCTTTAAAACGGTGTACATAATGGATGGTGTCATCCACCCCTATACCGATGGTAATGGCAGCGATAGTCACCGTCATAATATCCAGCGGTATACCAATAAGGCCCATGCCGCCTAGAACTAAGCTAGCCGCTAATAAGTTGGGGGCTATGGCCAGCAGCGCCATAGTCATAGAGCGAAACAACACCACAAACATCAGCATAATACCCAAAAACACCGCACCCAGAGTGAGTATTTGCGAGCGAAACAAGCTTTGCAGCATATTGTTATACAGCACCAGCATGCCACTTAGGCGCACCTTATCCTCGGCAAAACCCAGTTCGTTAACGAGGTGCGACTTTATCTCTTTCATTAATTCATCGCGCTGCAAACTGCGACTGGTTTCTTTTACCCGTATGCTGATTCTAGCTTGGTCTATCTCTTCACTTAGATAAGGGGTAATGAGTAAATTTTGTACATCCTCGGGTAATTTTTGCTGGATTAATGCCAGCTGTATATCATCGTAACCGGGTGCCAATAGCTCTAGCATTTTACCGGTGGTCGCTAATGACATGACCTTGCCGGTTTCAGGCAGGCCATCAATATAATCATGCGCCTGCTCTATGCGCGCCAAACCTGCGCGGGTAAACCAAGTGCTGGCACTCTCGGCAGCAGCACTGTCGCCGCCAAAACCGACATCATCGGCAAAAAAATCATCTTCAAAGCTCTCCTCAAAGCCATCATCACTTAAGGCCTCGGCTTGATCTTGTGAACTAGCATCTTCAGTGCCGGCAAATATAGGCCCACTATCCTCCGCATCAATAATAATCTCTAGCGGAATAGTGCCGCCCAATTGCTCATCAATAATCTCCATGCCCTGATAAATTTCAGTGGATTTTTTAAAGTAATCGATAAAACGATTTTCCACTTTTAATTGGCTTACCCCCCAAGCACTTAAGCCTGCCAAGAGCATTGAGGCTAGTAATACTTTGGCTTTATGATGCTCGGTTATTTTGGCAAACCACAAGGTCAAGCCTGCATCGTGAGTGTCTTCATCAGTTTTAGCCTTGCTTAATACCGGTTTTTTCATTAACAGCATAATCGCCGGTAGTAACACAAAAGAGAGTATCAAGGCGGTGCTCACCCCCACTGTCATCATCCAACCAAAATCGATCACAGGCCGTATGCCACTAACTACTAGCGAAGCAAAGGCCACGTTGGTCGTGAGTGTGGTATACAAACAGGGCCTAGCCATAAACTGGGTAGTTTTTGCGACTAACTGCTGCTGGCTGTCATCGGGATAGGCATGCAGCAGCTCACGGTAGCGAACAATTAAATGTATGGTGATGGATAGAGTAATAATTAATAGCAGGGCTACAAAATTGGATGAGATCACCGTCATGCGCCAATCCAGCCAGGTAATCAACCCCAACATAAACACCACTGTGGCGAAACAGGTCGCCAAAGGCACGATTACCCAACCAGGGCGTTTAAAAATAACCGCCATAATAAAAATAATAAACAACATAATGCCGCTGCCAAAGACCACCAAGTCGCTTTTGACAAAGGCAATCATGTCTACGGCTATCATAGGTACGCCGCCTAAAAATAATTGCGCATTTCCCCTATAGCGATCCAGCACTGCCCGCACGTTAGCCACCATTTGCGCCTGCTGGTCATTAAAAATAACTGCGTAGTCTCTAAACGTTTGCTCTGCTTGCTCTAATTGCAGCTGTTGTGCTTCTGTAAAGCCCGGCTTGTAAGAGAGCACGCGCAGATCATCCCGCGCATTAAGCAGGGTAAAATAACGCTCATCGCGCTCTATATTGACTTGCAGGGCTGTGGTTTTGCTATCCTGACTGGTTAATAGATTTTTATAAATAGGGCTAGTGGTAAGCTCTTTACGGGCTAACTCTCTATCTAACTCTGGCATGCGCAGGTTCATGATGCCTTGACCGTTGGCAATACCCTCTAAGGTGGCCGGCGGACTTTGCAATAGCGGCACATCTAAAATGCTAACCACGGAGGTAATCTTGGCCAGATTCGCTAAATCCTTTTGCAGTGCATCCAATTGCGCCAATACCGCATCGGATAATAAATCCTGCTCGGGCGTATAGGTGACGACTAAATAGTCATCGGCACCATAGCGTTTATTAACTTCCCGAAAAAACTCTAAATCTTTATCACCTTCTAATACCAGCGAGTCGGCTGAGGCATCCAATTTAAAATTGGGTATGTGGCTGCAAAACCACAGCAGCACCGCCAAGGTAACTAACAGTGTGACTAAAGGCCGCTGTAGTATTAGCCGTTGATAAACCGAAAATAGACGCTGTTGCATGCCTGTCACTATCCTTAAAAAACCATAGAAGTTATTTTATTGCTGTAAAGCGCTGACTAATTTTTGATGTATGCCAGCAAAGCCACCATTGCTCATAATCACAATTTGCTCACCAGGCTGCACGCTATTAACGACCTCAGTAATAATATGATCTATATTTTGATTCACGCTGGCCCTACCCTGACTGGCTGCTACTACCGACTCAAGGCTCCAGTCTAAGCCCGGAGGCTGATACCAAATAACACGGTCGGCCTGCTGGGTGGCATTGGCTAATTTGGCTAAATGCGCACCCATACGCATAGTATTTGAGCGTGGCTCTATGATGGCGGTGATTTTTTGCTGGCCCACCTTGGCGCGCAATCCCGCTAAAGTCGTAGCAATTGCGGTGGGGTGATGCGCAAAGTCATCGTAAACGGCAATCCCGTTAACCTCGGCTAATAATTCCATACGCCGTTTCACACCCTGAAACCGGCTAAGCGCTTGCGCGGCTATGTCGGGGCTAACGCCTACATGCCTAGCAGCCGCCATCGCCGATAAAGCGTTGGCAACATTATGTTGGCCGCTGTGCGCCCAATTAACAGTCGCCGCCAATTCGTTATCCAACAGCACATTAAACACGCTGCCGTCAGGCTGTTGCAGTGAAGCCGACCAACCTTTATCTAAAGCCTTACCCGTCGAGGTCGCTGAGGTATAGACCCGCTCTGACCATAGACCCTGCTTTAATACCGCTTCCAAGCTCTCGGTATGCGCCGGCAGTATCACCTGGCCATTACTGGCTATGGTGCGGATGAGATGATGAAATTGTTTTTGTATAGCGGCTAGGTCATCGAAGATATCGGCGTGATCAAACTCTAAATTGTTCAGCACCGCCGTGCGCGGCCGGTAATGAATAAATTTAGAACGCTTATCAAAAAAGGCACAGTCGTATTCATCAGCCTCTATAACAAAAAAAGGCGACTCCCCTAAACGCGCCGACACGCCAAAATCAGCAGGTACGCCACCAATTAAATACCCGGGGCTCATCTTGGCGTAGTCTAAAATCCACGCCAGCATACTGGCGGTACTGGTTTTGCCATGGGTTCCGGCACAGGCCAACACCCAACGATCTTGTAATAAATGTTCGGATAACCACTGCGGGCCAGACGTGTATTTAAGCCCCTGCGCCAGCATGTATTCTATCGCGGGGTTACCTCTGGACATGGCATTACCCACCACCACCAAATCGGGGGCGGGATCTAACTGGGCCGGATCGTAGCCCTCGGTTAAGCTAATACCCTGCTCTTGCAGTTGGGTACTCATGGGCGGGTAAACATTGGCATCTGAGCCAGAAACGGTATGGCCTAGCTGGCGGGCCAAAATGGCTAAGCCGCCCATAAAGGTGCCGCAGATACCCAAAATATGGATATGCATTTCTGTCCTTAAATGATTTTTATTGCGCGGATAGTATCATTGCAGTTTGCTGAAACCCAGCACTAAGGCAGTGCTTAGCCATCACTGTCGACATACTCTAAACCTATGCCATCTTTATCGCAGCGAGCGATACGCATTTTCACCACTGGGGCGTCGCCATCCCCCATACCTTGCACCTGCACATTGACTATCTCGCCTATGGCGGGCATGGGATTACCTTCGGAAAGTATAAATGCCCCAGACTCAGAAATATCACTGGTGTGGGTTGCTACCTCCCCCACCTCTGGGTGTGTCACTTTTACCTCAGCACGAAACTTGGTACGTAGGTCTCGTCTTTTATCTGAATCCGTCATAATAAACCCTATATTATTGTTATCACCCACAGATCTAAGCCGCTAGGTTAGCATAAGCTTCTGATTCAAGCATTGGTATTCAGCGCCGCTCAGTTTATAATCGCAGATCAATTTTTTAGGCCACTACGTATTAGCTTCTCGGCTAAGCCCCTATTAACGGCACTAATTGTTAAACCATTAACCCTAATTGGAATGCAGCAACCATGAGCTACAACAAAATCCCAGCAGGTAAAGACCTACCCAATGATATCTATGTCGCTATAGAGATTCCAGCCAACCACGCCCCCATTAAGTATGAGATCGACAAAGATATGGATTGCTTATTGGTTGACCGCTTTATGGCTACACCTATGTTTTATCCTGCCAACTATGGCTACATCCCTGAAACTTTATCAGAAGATGGCGACGCATTAGATGTATTAGTGGTTACCCCCTACCCCGTCGCCCCTGGCTCAGTAATACGCTCGCGCCCTATAGGCATTTTAAACATGAGCGATGAAGCAGGCCAAGACGCCAAACTACTAGCGGTACCACACGACAAACTCTCTACACTCTATAAAGATGTACAAGAGATAGCCGATTTACCCGAATTGCTCATTAAACAAATCGAACATTTCTTTGAAAACTACAAAGACCTAGAAGTCGGCAAGTGGGTAAAAATAGAGGGTTGGGATAACGCCGCTGCCGCTAAAGCTGAGATCATCAAAGCCAAAGCCGCTTATGATAATGCCTAGACATAAGACATAACGTAGACATAAAAAAACCAGGCACTGCCTGGTTTTTTTATGTCTACTATTAATACAATTAACATTAGGCCGTTTTAGGTTTACTGATAAGCAATTTTTGATAGAGCTTGGTGTTTTTGCGTATCGCCTTATGCTTGGAATAGGTATCAATTGCTTTTTTCCAAGCCTCCTGCTCACCATGAGCATTAACGGAAAAACTGGTGCAGACTATTTTCTGCTTAATTTCCGACGATATACCCACCTGGAAGATAGGCGTAATGGTGCCGCTTTTTTCGGTTTTTAATAAATAGCTAATACCCTTGATAGTGCCATCGGCATTAAAACAACGATCCGCCTTTAATTGCTGCTTGGTTTTTTGTTGTAGTTCAGCAAGCTCCTTATCCCTATCAAAAGCATCTTGTTCAACCCGCCTCTTATGCCTACCTTCTAGGCGCATACCTTCGCTTTTTAAGGAATAGTATTCCTGAAATAAAGCACCATTAATCGTTCGTCGTACACGATAGCCATAAAAGGCCTCATTATCTATTAACTTTACACTCAAAATAACCTCTTTACTCTACCTAGTGCAGAGAGAAATGCCGCATCCGTGACGTATTTATTATTTAAGCTGAGTTTCAACTCAACGTTTTACAAACTTCGCTAATGTATAGAAAACATCTATAGCTTTACAAGAGATTAAGTTCACAATAAAAAAATATAAGAAAAATTTACTTAAAAATAAACTGGCAAGACTCAGGATAACAGTCTACCGGCACATCAATATAGCGAGACTTAATCAATGGCAAATTATCTAGCACGGTTTCTTTTAGCAACATATCGCAGCTCTCGCAGCATAGCCGAATCGCCTCTAGGCTTAACGCTTTTTGATAATGCGCCGCAATAGGCCCATAGCTTAAGTGCCAACGTTCGGGCGCAACCCCGCCACGATCATGATTATAGGGCCGGAAAAAACCCAGTTCAGGTTCGGCCACCAATAGCTCATCCAGCCATTGGTGCAAGGCATAAAAGGGGCCTCCAACACTCACTTCAGCCAAAGACAACTGCAGCTGATAACCCGGCTCTATGGCTGCCCTATCATAAACATCTATATCGGTGCCCCAGTGGTGCCTAGAAGCCCCTGGCAAGGCCGACCAGCGCAGCACCGCCTCTAACTGTTGCCAGGCACTCAGACCCTGCAAACTTAAAAGTTGATTATGGCTATCGTACACCGGCCTATTACCACTCAGCTTGGCATTCCATATCGTCAGCTGGCGCTCATGGCTTCTATAAGCACTAGCCACCGCCAAATCAAAGCCCGCAGCCTTGGCCCTGTCCTGCAAGCGGGTAAACGCCGTGATAACACCTTTATGCATAGGCGCCTCAGCGGTATCGTAATCTATATTCTGGTCACTTTGACCCAGTAAGCTAGCTATTTCCGTCATAGTATTTATAAAATTTTCAGCAATATGTGTGTGTTTATTGATATATCCGCCTATCTGTATTATAAAATTAGAATATAATAACAAAGATAATAGAGCAGTCCTTATGCAAAATGATTTACTAGAGTTGAAAAATCTAGGCAACACCTCAATAAACTGGCTCAAAGCCATAGGCATTAACAGCTATGAAGATCTAAAAAACATCGGCCCTGTTGCAGCCTACACCCAAATCAAACAACGCGAAATTAAAGTATCCAAGGTATTTTTATATGCTCTGCAAGGCGCATTAATGGATACCCATTGGAACGATTTAGCACCCAGCCTTAAACAACAGCTGGTTGAAGAAGCGGAGAAGCGTTTAGCCACCACCTAATATATGATCAAGCTTTGTCACATAGACGATATACCCGAAGATAGTTCTAAGGGCTTTGAATACAACGACCACAGCCTGTTTGCGGTGAAGAAAGACGGCCAACTGTTTATCTATAAAAATAGCTGCCCGCATCTGGGCGTAGAGCTAAACTGGCAGGAAGACCAGTTTTTAGATATAGATAACACCCTAATCCAGTGTAGCACCCACGGCGCCCTGTTTATTATAGAGGACGGCCAGTGTGTAGCCGGCCCCTGCTTAGGGGAGCAGTTACAAACTATATCCTACACCATAGAAGATGGCATGGTTACAGTCTCTAGTCTCTAGTCTCTAGTCTCTAGTCTCTAGTCTCTAGTCTCTAGTCTCTAGTCTCTAGTCTCTAGTCTCTAGTCTCTAGTCTCTAGTCTCTAGAATTCTGTCAGCAAACCACCTGCTGTCAACTAATTGTTTTTTTCTAGCGACTAAGAACTAGAGACTAGGAACTAGCAACTTTCAAACCAACAAAAAAGGCCAGCCCCCTTACAGGAGCTGGCCTTTTTACTAGCGACTAAAGACTAGAGTCTAGCGACTCTAGTCTTCTGAAGCTTCTTCAGTTTTTTCTTCTAACTCTTTTATAGACAACTTAATACGACCGCGCTGATCAACGTCTAATACTTTAACTTTGATCTCTTGGCCTTCTTTTAAGTAGTCAGTAACATTCTCTACGCGCTCAGATGAGATTTGTGAGATATGCACTAAGCCGTCTTTGCCTGGCAAGATGTTAACGAAAGCACCAAAATCAACAATGCGCGCTACAGTACCTGTGTAAACAGCACCGATTTCCGCTTCAGCCGTGATTTCTAATACTTTAGCTACCGCCGCGTCACGCGAAGTTGCATCAGTACCGTAGATACGAACTGTACCATCGTCGTCTATATCAACGCTGGCGCCAGTCTCTTCGGTGATAGAACGGATAGTTGCACCGCCTTTACCGATTACGTCGCGAATCTTATCAGTGTCAACTTTCAAAGTTGCCATAGAAGGTGCATTTTCAGACACCTCAGTGCGAGACGTGCTTAGCACTTGGTTCATTTGACCTAAGATGTGCAAACGCGCAGTCATGGCTTGCTGTAAAGCAATTTCCATAATTTGCTCGTTTATACCTTCAATCTTAATGTCCATTTGCAGTGCAGTAATACCATCGGCAGTACCGGCTACTTTAAAGTCCATGTCGCCCAAGTGATCTTCGTCACCCAAGATATCGGTCAAAACAGCGAAACGCTCGCCTTCTTTAACCAAACCCATGGCGATACCGGCAACCGGTGCCTTAAGAGGCACGCCCGCTTCCATCATCGACAAGCTGGCCACACAGGCAGAAGCCATAGAGCTAGAGCCGTTAGATTCAGTAATTTCTGATACTACACGAATGGTGTATGGGAAATCTTCAGGCTTAGGTAATACCGCAGCAACACCACGACGCGCTAAACGGCCATGGCCTATCTCACGACGGCTAGTGAAGCCAGCACGACCACACTCACCTACTGAGTAAGGAGGGAAGTTGTAGTGCAACATGAAGTTATCTTCACGCTTACCTTCTAAGGCGTCAATTAACTGTGCGTCACGGGTAGTACCTAAAGTAGTTACACCAATCGCTTGCGTTTCACCACGAGTAAACAGTGCTGAGCCGTGCGTTTTTGGCAATATACCTACTTCAACATTGATACCACGAACTGTACTGTTATCACGGCCATCAATACGGGCTTCGCCGTTTAGGATGCGCTGACGTACAGTAGATTTTTCAAGCTTTTTGAACACGTCTAATACGTCTTCCGCTGAATACTGGGCATCATCACCGGTAGCCAATTGCGCAATCAACTGCGCTTTTAAAGCACCTAGGCTAGCATAGCGATCCGCTTTATCAGTAATGCGGTACGCATCGCCTATGCCTTGTTTGAAACCGTTAGCAACAGCTGCTAATAGCGCAGTGTTTTCAGCTTCAGCTTCGGCTTCCCAGCGTGGCTTGCCAACTTCAGCCGCTAGCTCAGCAATCACCTTGATAACTGTTTGCATTTCTTGGTGGGCGAATAAAACCGCACCTAGCATTTGATCTTCAGTCAACTCTTGCGCTTCTGACTCAACCATTAATACCGCTTCAGAGGTACCGGCCACAACCATATCTAGCGCACTTTCAGCTAGCTTGTCATAACCTGGGTTTAAGATATAACCCTCTTCTGCAGTAAAGCCAACGCGTGCTGCACCCACTGGGCCATTGAAAGGCACACCAGAAATAGCCAACGCAGCTGAAGTACCAATTAAGGCAATAATATCGGGATCGGTATTTTTATCCGCAGACATTACCGTACACATAACCTGTACTTCGTTTTTAAAACCTTCTGGAAATAATGGACGTATAGGACGGTCGATTAAACGCGAGGTTAATGTTTCTTTTTCTGAGGGGCGAGCTTCGCGCTTGAAAAATCCACCGGGAATTTTACCCACCGCGTAGGCTTTTTCAGTGTAATGCACACCTAATGGAAAAAAGTCTTGGCCTGGTTTTGCCGACTTAGCAGCAACAACAGTACACAGTACTTTTACGTCACCCATAGTCGCCAATACTGCACCTGTCGCTTGACGGGCAATACGGCCGGTTTCTAATGTTACGGTATGATTACCGAATTGAAATGTCTTTGTTACTGGATTCACCAATTGAAATCCTCCCTTCTGGGGCTAATGTAAGTTCTGTTTATTCATCTATTTACTTAATTTTTATAGCCCTTGTTTAAACGACTATAAAATGCAAAAACCCCAACCGTTTAGCTGGGGTTTTTATTAGGTCTTAACGACGTAGACCTAAGCGCTTAATCAAGTCGGCGTAACGTTCAACGTTTTTGCCTTTTAGGTAATCCAGTAATTTACGACGCTGGTTTACCATGCGAATCAAACCACGACGTGAGTGGTGATCATGCTTGTGGTCACCAAAGTGGCCTTGTAACTTTAAAATATTTGTCGTTAACAATGCTACTTGTACTTCTGGTGAACCGGTATCGCCTTCAGCTGTTTGGTATTCAGTTACAACAGCTGCTTTTTCGCTAGCAGATAATGCCATTTTTAATTCCTTAATTCATTGAATGATATGCCCCGTAAACACGACCTAAGCCCCATTTACCTCTGAAATTTAGCCTGACCGCGCATATCTACAGTCAGGTTAATCATGCTCTTTACACAGCCATAGGCTGCTTGCGCATAATAAGCGCGGAATTTTACCCTATTTTGGATCAGTTTGTCGCTATTAATCGACGTGGTTTTACTAATCCATCGTCATTTAATTCGCCTATGCCTAAAAAGCTGCCCTGCTCACTATAGAGCTTAAATTCGCTATCGCTAGGCGCCTTAGGCACCATCACCGGCTGACCCTGCTTGATATAATCCACCGCGGCCTCGCTTAGGGTCACCGCAGGCAGATGACCCAAGGCTTGGTCTACCGGCTGTAACAAGGCATCCAGCTCGTCAAAAGCCTCTCTATCACGCAATACCTGTAATTCAGCCAGGCTAACACTCTGCGACGCCACAAAAGGGCCAGCACCGGTGCGGTTGAGCATGGAGACGTGAGCACCACAACCTAATGCTGCCCCCAAATCTTCCGCTATAGAACGTACATAGGTACCTTTGCTGCATTCTATATAAACATCAATCTCAGGGTACTCGCCCGCCCTATACGCTTCTAGCTCCAGAGTGAAAATCTCTACCCGGCGGCTTTTGCGCTCCACCTCCAACCCTTTACGGGCCAATTTATACAACGGCTGGCCTTCATGCTTAAGAGCCGAATACATGGAGGGCACTTGCTCTATGCTACCCCGGAATTGGTCCAGCATAGCTAGCACTTGCTGCTCGCTAATATGCTCCGCCGGCTCGGCCGTTAACACCTTACCTTCGGCATCCCCCGAGGCAGTGGTGACACCCAAGGTAAAGGTGCTGCGATAAGCCTTGTTGGCGTTGAGTAGGTATTGTGAAAACTTGGTGGCCTCGCCAAAACACAGCGGTAATACGCCGGTAGCTAGCGGGTCCAAGCTACCGGTATGGCCGGCCTTTTGCGCGTTATAAATCGCTTTGGCCACCTGTAGCGCCCAATTAGAACTTTTATCTATGGGCTTATCTAACACTAAGATGCCGTGTACCGGCCTACCTCGACGTCGCTTAGCCAAAATCAGGCCTCGCTATCATCATCGGCTTTATCATAATCATCGTGCTGCCGGTCTTCAGACACCGCTTTTTCGATAAGATTAGAAAGATACTGGCCATTTACCACACTGGCATCAAAATAAAAGCGCATTTTCGGCGTGGTACGGGCATTGCTAGCCTTAGCGATTTGCGTGCGCAAAAAACCTGCTGCCTTATTAAGAGCCTCTATAGACTCCTCCGCCTCTTGCTCGGTTTCCTTACCCAGCACGGTCACATACACTTTCGCATGGCTCATGTCGCGGCTTACTTCAACATCAGTCACACTGACCATGCCTACCCGCGGATCGCGAACTTGAAATTGTATGAGCCCGGAAAGCTCGCGTTTAATAAAATCACCCACCCGTTGGGTACGGCTATATTCTTTGGCCATATCAGCCACCACCTAAAACATTTACGGGGCAAAAAAATAACCCCTAAAAATAAAAAATTGCCATGCCCGAAACAGGCATGACAATCATCGATTAAGGCCCCGTTAACACGGGGACAGCAAGGTAGAAATTATAGGGTACGAGCGTACTCTTTAACTTCGTAAACCTCTATCTTATCGCCAGGCTTAACATCGGTATAGTTTTTAACACCTATGCCACACTCCACGCCGTTACGTACTTCATTGACGTCATCTTTAAAGCGGCGCAGCGACTCTAACTCACCTTCGTAAATAACCACATCCTCGCGTAAAACGCGTATAGGATTACTACGTACCAGCGTACCTTCAATAACCATACAGCCGGCAATTTGACCGAACTTAGGCGAGGTAAATACATCGCGAACTTCCGCGGTGCCGTTAATTTCTTCGCGCATCTCTGGACTAAGCATGCCAGACAAAGCCTGCTTAACATCATCTAACAAGTCGTAAATAATGCTGTAGTAGCGCAGATCTAGACCTTCGCTTTCTACCAATAGACGGGCTTTATTATCGGCGCGTACGTTAAAACCAAACACCACTGCACCCGAGGTTGCTGCCAAGCTAGCATCGGTTTCAGTAATACCACCGACACCGCCACTGATAATATTCACCTTAACTTCATCATTACCTATTTCCATCAATGATGACTGTATAGCCTCTAGCGAACCACGCACATCTGCTTTCAACACGACGTTTAAGGTACGTACTTCGTCAGCACCCATGTTGGCAAACATGTTTTCCAACTTAGCTGCTTGCTGACGCTTAAGCTTGTCCTCACGGTCTTTGGTTTGACGGAACAAGGTAACTTCACGCGCCTTCTTCTCACTCTCCAGCACCATAAAGCTATCACCCGCATCGGGTGTGCCGTCTAAGCCTAAAATCTCTACAGGAATAGAAGGGCCAGCTTCTTTAATGGGGTTACCATTTTCATCATTCATGGCACGTACACGGCCATAGTGATGGCCTGCTAAGACGATATCGCCTTGGCGTAAAGTACCAGCCTGCACCAACACAGAAGCCACTGAACCACGCCCTTTATCTAAGCGCGACTCTATAACGATACCGCTACCTGGAATGTCGGTAGCTGCCTGCAGCTCTAACAGTTCGGCCTGTAATAAGATCGCTTCTAATAGAGCATCTATGCCGTCACCGCTGTGCGCTGATACGGGAACAAACTGCACATCGCCGCCCCAGTCTTCCGGGATAACGTCTTTAGCTGCCAATTCATTTTTAACACGATCTAAATCGGCACCCTCTTTATCCATTTTGTTCACGGCGACAATAATAGGTACGCCTGCAGCACGGGCGTGCTTAATCGCCTCTTCGGTTTGTGGCATCACACCGTCATCGGCAGCAACCACCAAAATCACTATATCAGTACTCTTGGCACCACGTGCGCGCATGGCGGTAAACGCCGCATGCCCAGGGGTATCCAAAAATGAAATCATGCCGTGATCGGTTTCTACATGATAGGCACCAATATGCTGGGTAATACCACCCGCCTCACCACCGGCTACAACTGTTTTGCGTATATAGTCTAGCAATGATGTTTTACCGTGATCTACGTGACCCATAACAGTAACCACTGGCGCACGAGGCATCATAGTACCTTCTTGCTGACCTAGTTCTGTTTCCAGCGCTTCTTCAACTTCATCACCGCTAACTAACTTGGCAACATGCCCAAGCTCTTCAACCACTAACTGCGCAGACTCTTGGTCTAGGCTTTGATTGATGGTAGCCATCACACCCATACCCATCAGAATTTTAATAACCGCAGAGGCTTTGACATTCATTTTCTGAGCAAGCTCAGAGACTAATAGCGCTTCAGGGATTGCAACTTCGATAGCTTTTTTCTCGGTAGGGGCCGAGAAACCATGCTGCTTCGCACCTTCTGGCAATTTTAAGATTTTTTGCTTGCGGCGACCGCGCATATTACCTTCATCCATATCGATATTACGGATGTTATGGCCACGGTTTTTACCGCGTTTTTTGATCGCCAGCTCTTTAACTTTAGGGCCTTTCTTCTTGCCAGCTCGGGCTTCAGCGCTAGCTTCGGCATCGGGCTCAGCATGCATGCGAGCAGGCTTAGCTTTTTTGTCGTCGGTTTTTTTGTTGCTATCTACCGCTGCTAGACGTACCTCTTCTGCACGTTTAGCGGCTAGTGCCGCCTCTTGTAACTCGCGATCTTTGACATCTTGTTCCTGACGCTTGGTTGCAGCCATCTGACGCAACACTTCAGGATCCATTTGCGACTTGTCCAGCGTTGCCTCTTGCGCAGCCTGAGCCTCTTTTTCGGCCAAAGCCTTGGCCTCTGCCGCCGCTTTTTCCGCAAGTTCTAGCGCCGCTTTTTCAGCCGCTAGCTCTTGTTCTGTTTTTTCGCTTAGCTCATTGTTCGCCAGCTCCTCAGCTGCCAACTCTTGCGGATCACGCTTAATATAAGTGCGCTTTTTACGCACTTCTACGCTAACCGTTTTTTTACCTTGGCTAGAACTGGTTTTCAAGGTGCTGATGGTTTTACGTTTTAAGGTGATTTTCTTAGGCGCATCCGCCGCTTCACCATGGCTGCTCTTTAAAAAAGCCAGCAATGTTTGCTTATCATCAT contains:
- the rpsO gene encoding 30S ribosomal protein S15, which produces MALSASEKAAVVTEYQTAEGDTGSPEVQVALLTTNILKLQGHFGDHKHDHHSRRGLIRMVNQRRKLLDYLKGKNVERYADLIKRLGLRR
- the rbfA gene encoding 30S ribosome-binding factor RbfA, whose protein sequence is MAKEYSRTQRVGDFIKRELSGLIQFQVRDPRVGMVSVTDVEVSRDMSHAKVYVTVLGKETEQEAEESIEALNKAAGFLRTQIAKASNARTTPKMRFYFDASVVNGQYLSNLIEKAVSEDRQHDDYDKADDDSEA
- the pnp gene encoding polyribonucleotide nucleotidyltransferase; its protein translation is MNPVTKTFQFGNHTVTLETGRIARQATGAVLATMGDVKVLCTVVAAKSAKPGQDFFPLGVHYTEKAYAVGKIPGGFFKREARPSEKETLTSRLIDRPIRPLFPEGFKNEVQVMCTVMSADKNTDPDIIALIGTSAALAISGVPFNGPVGAARVGFTAEEGYILNPGYDKLAESALDMVVAGTSEAVLMVESEAQELTEDQMLGAVLFAHQEMQTVIKVIAELAAEVGKPRWEAEAEAENTALLAAVANGFKQGIGDAYRITDKADRYASLGALKAQLIAQLATGDDAQYSAEDVLDVFKKLEKSTVRQRILNGEARIDGRDNSTVRGINVEVGILPKTHGSALFTRGETQAIGVTTLGTTRDAQLIDALEGKREDNFMLHYNFPPYSVGECGRAGFTSRREIGHGRLARRGVAAVLPKPEDFPYTIRVVSEITESNGSSSMASACVASLSMMEAGVPLKAPVAGIAMGLVKEGERFAVLTDILGDEDHLGDMDFKVAGTADGITALQMDIKIEGINEQIMEIALQQAMTARLHILGQMNQVLSTSRTEVSENAPSMATLKVDTDKIRDVIGKGGATIRSITEETGASVDIDDDGTVRIYGTDATSRDAAVAKVLEITAEAEIGAVYTGTVARIVDFGAFVNILPGKDGLVHISQISSERVENVTDYLKEGQEIKVKVLDVDQRGRIKLSIKELEEKTEEASED
- the truB gene encoding tRNA pseudouridine(55) synthase TruB, with translation MAKRRRGRPVHGILVLDKPIDKSSNWALQVAKAIYNAQKAGHTGSLDPLATGVLPLCFGEATKFSQYLLNANKAYRSTFTLGVTTASGDAEGKVLTAEPAEHISEQQVLAMLDQFRGSIEQVPSMYSALKHEGQPLYKLARKGLEVERKSRRVEIFTLELEAYRAGEYPEIDVYIECSKGTYVRSIAEDLGAALGCGAHVSMLNRTGAGPFVASQSVSLAELQVLRDREAFDELDALLQPVDQALGHLPAVTLSEAAVDYIKQGQPVMVPKAPSDSEFKLYSEQGSFLGIGELNDDGLVKPRRLIATN
- a CDS encoding TfoX/Sxy family protein; this translates as MQNDLLELKNLGNTSINWLKAIGINSYEDLKNIGPVAAYTQIKQREIKVSKVFLYALQGALMDTHWNDLAPSLKQQLVEEAEKRLATT
- a CDS encoding Rieske (2Fe-2S) protein gives rise to the protein MIKLCHIDDIPEDSSKGFEYNDHSLFAVKKDGQLFIYKNSCPHLGVELNWQEDQFLDIDNTLIQCSTHGALFIIEDGQCVAGPCLGEQLQTISYTIEDGMVTVSSL